A window of the Arachis duranensis cultivar V14167 chromosome 5, aradu.V14167.gnm2.J7QH, whole genome shotgun sequence genome harbors these coding sequences:
- the LOC107489590 gene encoding protein FAR1-RELATED SEQUENCE 5-like — MAEGAEEFVQQTNSPSEIVASQSISENIENYTSSDEVINQAIGDEEVDPEVGMCFGTLEDARAYYYRYAARTGFVVKIRTTGWETINDQRVVVNQALHCNRDGYRTSRVKAPQRRKTVASTNCKARCYLALDKMTGQWRISRVEVSHSHPLNPKLSGMFSANRQLSMHVKDLIQQNDQAGIRPSKTYQALANAVGGPANLTFTEKDVRNYISRHLRISGDETDPKELLKHFSRMKELNPNFFFEIDVDENHSIRNVFWADARCRAAWEYFGDVVTFDTTYKTNRYDVPFGSFVGVNHHGMSTLLGCALLRNEDTHMFADRHMWVPVFFKDEFWAGMRSTQRSESMHSVFDKYLNSKSSLLQFVRQYQNCVIDKEQKELECDAADLRGIIPCVSSSPIEKQFQREYTNSMFRDVQDQFIKKADCDISLINHHGTSIVCEVDQQKMVFDMSVYSRYQVVYCSQSSDVQCDCFMFQSNGILCCHSLAVLLHFRVTSVSSQYILSRWSKNVSRRHTYIRSSIDMDRSDESMTIFRQLCSDFYNIAQDFVATPEVAAILRGAMDSAREKLREHKEFEHQAAHVPSAIYSHTHDECPVSMDELHGPRRVPTRGRPTSTRLGADLEKSIKKRARKNKNTHNHNKGPNGNAQPSPTNVATSYKDTRPACSEMTDNLAMHSGSFISLLNSFHNAEQLCMYI, encoded by the exons ATGGCAGAAGGTGCTGAAGAATTTGTACAACAGACGAACTCACCCAGTGAAATTGTTGCCAGTCAATCAATTTCTGAGAATATAGAAAACTACACTAGCTCTGATGAG GTCATAAACCAAGCTATTGGTGACGAGGAGGTAGATCCCGAGGTAGGAATGTGCTTCGGCACATTAGAAGATGCGCGTGCATATTATTACCGATATGCGGCTAGAACTGGATTTGTCGTCAAAATAAGAACCACCGGCTGGGAGACCATAAACGATCAGAGGGTGGTTGTTAATCAAGCTTTGCATTGTAACAGAGATGGATACCGCACATCCCGTGTAAAGGCACCCCAGAGAAGGAAAACAGTGGCCTCAACAAACTGCAAAGCCCGTTGCTATTTGGCATTAGATAAAATGACAGGGCAGTGGAGAATTTCTCGAGTAGAGGTATCCCACTCACACCCGCTTAATCCGAAGCTATCTGGAATGTTCTCAGCAAACCGTCAGCTAAGTATGCATGTGAAGGACCTGATACAGCAAAATGACCAAGCTGGCATTAGACCGAGTAAGACGTACCAGGCACTAGCCAATGCAGTCGGTGGCCCTGCCAACCTCACCTTTACAGAGAAGGATGTTAGAAATTACATTAGTCGTCACTTACGCATTTCTGGGGATGAGACGGATCCAAAAGAGTTACTTAAGCACTTCTCACGGATGAAGGAGCTCAATCcaaactttttctttgaaatagATGTGGATGAAAACCATAGCattagaaatgtgttttgggccGATGCTCGGTGTAGAGCTGCATGGGAATATTTTGGTGATGTCGTGACATTTGACACTACTTACAAGACTAATAG gtaCGACGTGCCGTTTGGGTCTTTCGTAGGTGTCAACCACCATGGGATGTCTACGCTTCTTGGGTGCGCATTATTGCGGAATGAGGACACTC ATATGTTTGCTGACCGACACATGTGGGTGCCAGTAtttttcaaggatgaattctgGGCTGGCATGAGGAGCACACAGCGTAGTGAGAGCATGCATTCAGTTTTTGATAAGTACTTAAATAGTAAGAGCTCTTTGTTGCAATTTGTTCGCCAATACCAAAACTGTGTTATAGACAAGGAGCAAAAGGAGCTTGAGTGTGACGCTGCTGATTTAAGGGGTATTATCCCTTGTGTTTCCAGCTCACCAATAGAGAAGCAGTTCCAGAGAGAATATACAAACTCCATGTTTCGAGACGTTCAGGATCAATTTATAAAAAAGGCCGATTGTGACATCTCCTTAATCAACCATCATGGCACAAGTATAGTTTGTGAAGTTGACCAACAAAAGATGGTGTTTGACATGTCAGTGTACAGCAGATACCAAGTCGTGTATTGCTCGCAATCATCAGACGTTCAATGTGATTGCTTTATGTTCCAATCGAATGGTATTCTATGCTGCCACAGTCTTGCTGTTCTTCTACATTTTCGTGTGACATCAGTGTCCTCACAATACATTCTATCCCGATGGAGTAAGAATGTTAGTCGGAGACACACATACATCAGGAGTAGCATTGACATGGACCGTTCTGATGAAAGCATGACAATTTTTAGGCAATTGTGTTCTGATTTTTACAACATCGCTCAGGATTTTGTGGCTACTCCAGAGGTTGCTGCTATATTGCGTGGTGCCATGGACAGTGCTCGGGAGAAGCTCAGAGAACACAAGGAATTCGAGCATCAAGCTGCACATGTACCAAGTGCGATTTACTCACATACGCATGATGAGTGTCCCGTTAGCATGGATGAGCTACATGGCCCACGTCGTGTTCCTACGCGAGGTCGTCCAACTTCCACCAGACTTGGGGCAGATCTGGAAAAATCTATTAAGAAGAGGGCACGCAAAAACAAGAACACTCACAATCACAATAAG GGACCTAATGGTAATGCACAACCATCTCCTACAAATGTGGCAACTTCCTACAAAGATACACGACCGGCTTGTTCAGAAATGACAGACAATTTGGCTATGCACTCTGGCTCCTTCATATCACTATTGAATTCATTCCATAACGCTGAACAATTGTGTATGTATATCTAG